The following nucleotide sequence is from Salinispirillum sp. LH 10-3-1.
CTGCAGCTTGATGGTGCAATGGCCGCGAACTTTGAAGATCTGCGCAATGGCGACACCATTGAGCAAGCCAATGCCTTTCGCACTGCGTCGGCGTCGGTGTCACTCAACGTAGCATTTTAAAAGGGCGGAGGATTTGAGCATGAAAGACATTCTTCGAACTTTGTACTTAACGCTGGCATCCATGATGCTGGTGGCCTGCGACCCGCAAGACGGAAGCGGTGTCGACAGTCGCGTTGGGTTAAACGGTTTGGTGGTCGACGGGCGTATTGCCGGAGCGACGGTGTGGGTCGACCTCAACAATAACAATGACCGGGACTCCGGTGAGCCACGTGCATACACTGACGGGGATGGCTACTACAGTTACAACCCACTGACGGGCATGAACTACTGTGCCTTGCCCAGCAGCGCATTCGAGTTTCGGTATTGTCTGCGTCACGGCAGCAGCCAAGAAGGCGTCGTCATTCGCGCCCGTGGTGGGCGCGATTTGGTAACTGGGGAGCGGTTGCGCGGAACGATGGCGCTGCGCAGCACATTACAGCAATCATCCAGCCGTTCTTCAACGCCACTTTTATTGTCACCCTATACATCGTTGCTTGCAGCCGTTGATGCTCAGTCCGACCGGACAGCGATTCTGGCTGCTTTTGATCTGGGGATGAACGACCTCAGGGAAGATTTTTCTGCCCCTACCTCAGTGGCACACATGGAGTTGTTGGCGAATGCCAATTTGTTGCAGGCGTTGCAACATTTGCTGTCAGACATGCGAGGAGACGCCAGTTCAGACGTGCGATCTAAAAACCAGTTGACCCTAGTGCGTGCCATAGCTGCATACATCGCCGAAAATGATATTCAGCCATTGGACTTTACGGCGACGGACATCGAAGTATTTGCCGACCTGTTTGCTGATGACGTATTGCAAACACGACGAACTGTGGCGGTTGACGCCTTTGAAGCATTGGTTGCCATTTACAATGAACTCGCGCAGATACCGCCAGCGAACGACGACGTGCGAGAGGCAGGTGTACTGGCTGCGGAGGTCATGTACATCGTTGCGCGTACCGCTGTGCGAAATAATAACGGCGGTGCGGTAGCAACGATTACCCCTTCCATTTTTGACGGCTTGGTCGTTGAGTTTAATCCTGTAGCTGATCGTGAGTTTGATTTGCCACGTATTGCCACAGCGTTAATCGGCGGTGCTACTGCCAATATTGCAGTAAGTGACAACACACTGGGTACCCTGCCTTTTCCGTGGCAAGGTAACTACTTGGTGATTGGGTTTGAAGACGGCGGTGATACCGAGATATTTGTGCGCTATATCGATGGAAAAACCACAGACACCAGTGGCCCTATGTCAACCTGCGTGAGATTGGGCGATGATGACGATGATGTGCGGTATTTTAGAGGTACATGGTCCAAGCCGTTGAATGTTAATAGCTGGATCGAGCTTGAAGATTACCTTGGTCCTATCGTGGCGAGGGAAAGTTTATTGCGCATATTTACTTCAGTTGATGATGAAGATTTTTTCCGCGAAACAGTGGAGCAGAGCATTCTCGATGAGGACGAGGTTAAGGATTATACGTATGAAGCGGACGCAGCAACCTTTCTGAATACATCTGGGCCAAACAACTCGGCGCGAGCTAGACCAAGAAACAGAGACGAGTGTCGCGTATTGTTCAATAATCCGGACTTTGTTGCCGCGCTGGAACCTTAAGGCGAGTAGGCTTTTTTATTTCCATATAGGACGTCATTTATCAAGGAGACACCTGTGCGAGTATTTATCACTGCAACCGTTGTGCTGACGGCTGCTCTCATCAGCGCCTGCGCGTCTGTATCGCGCACGGAGCGCAGTATTGACGATCTGGTAAAGGCCGCGCCGGGCGAAAACGCGCAGCAAGAGCGTGTAATTGCGCAGTCGCTGGTCACCTTGGCGGACCGCGTAGCCGCTCAGAACGCTGCACAGATTGATATCTTGATGTTGTCTGGCGGCGGACAAAACGGCGCCTATGGCATGGGGTTTATGCGCGGCTGGCAGCAGAACGCTGATTTTCCGATGCCCGAATTCGACATCATTGCCGGGATCAGTACCGGTGCATTACAAGTACCTTTCGTGGCGTTTAATGATCCTGCAGACCTTGCGCGTGGTGCCGGATTGTTTCGCAACGCCGCTGACAGCTTTGCGCCCACGCTGGACTGGTGGTTTTGGTTGCGGCCTACAGGTGGCCTGGTGAACACACGTGACTACGAAGCGACCATTGCCGAAGTCGTTGATACAGAGCACTGCCAGAACTTGCAGCCCATTTTTGCTGAAGGTCGCCAGTTGTTCATTGGCACCACTAACTTAGACCTCGCCACCGG
It contains:
- a CDS encoding patatin-like phospholipase family protein; this encodes MRVFITATVVLTAALISACASVSRTERSIDDLVKAAPGENAQQERVIAQSLVTLADRVAAQNAAQIDILMLSGGGQNGAYGMGFMRGWQQNADFPMPEFDIIAGISTGALQVPFVAFNDPADLARGAGLFRNAADSFAPTLDWWFWLRPTGGLVNTRDYEATIAEVVDTEHCQNLQPIFAEGRQLFIGTTNLDLATGRAWDINTQMGDCSDLSGMHDRFYASTAIPGIFPPRMIDNHLHVDGGVVSNMLVLYGLGEYRQLAELLAERGVTENVEVRVWVILNLWTHMDMVALQPSKRRALSDRSRWAMFWAQQPQVLERLESLALAVSYDVPGLTMRVHHTGIPSTMATEPGATELFNRAWMERIEQFGFDRAQSDAPWDTVISPFIRP